A stretch of the Marinomonas maritima genome encodes the following:
- a CDS encoding YgjP-like metallopeptidase domain-containing protein: MPKTSSATRPKNQSSGYLRGYSEQIQRQVEALLDTEKTGELLLKKYPKAHELSGTRPLYEYAIELKNHFMRSSSPISKVIYDDKIHVINNALGLHTYVSRMQGNKLKAKHEIRIASLFRNTPEPLLKMILVHELAHLREKEHNKAFYKLCCYMEPDYHQLEFDLRLYLSHRDRFGDLWG, translated from the coding sequence ATGCCCAAGACATCATCAGCCACTCGCCCAAAAAATCAATCTAGTGGTTATTTGAGGGGCTACAGTGAGCAAATTCAACGTCAAGTAGAGGCGTTGCTAGACACGGAAAAAACTGGCGAGCTATTACTTAAAAAATACCCTAAAGCACATGAGCTAAGTGGCACCCGCCCGCTCTATGAATATGCAATAGAGCTAAAAAATCATTTTATGCGCAGCTCTTCTCCCATCAGTAAAGTGATCTATGACGATAAAATTCACGTTATCAACAATGCGCTTGGTTTGCATACCTATGTGTCTCGTATGCAAGGCAATAAACTGAAAGCAAAGCATGAAATTCGTATTGCTTCTTTGTTCCGAAATACACCAGAACCGTTACTAAAAATGATATTGGTGCACGAGTTGGCTCACTTACGTGAAAAAGAACACAACAAAGCTTTTTATAAGCTTTGTTGTTATATGGAGCCTGATTACCATCAATTAGAATTCGATCTACGGCTGTACTTGAGTCATCGAGATCGATTTGGTGATCTTTGGGGGTAG
- a CDS encoding sensor domain-containing diguanylate cyclase, which yields MDISPKDDIRLEDVLNTTPVAVGWSSVSSGRIEYVNKAFRDLFGYTLDDIPDIESWYSSVSSKPQYYQDVIEPWIKECQESDVAHALKTMLHCKDRSLKQVSVTFSLVGDKRLWYFSDITDYWVAEKRLRARSEMLEMVAKSSALKDILNVIVKQIQQESPFSLCSVLLFDKANQCLKLGAAPDLPDFYNNAIDGIKIGANVGSCGTAAHLGERVIVDNIHTHRYWKNFTQLAREADVAACWSDPIMSSKGDLLGTFAIYKRFSSSPTDKDFELINFASNLASIAIENFRAQEELERRAHFDHLTGLANRRQFFEKCEIILNQSREAHSSLAIIMMDVDHFKQINDDYGHKSGDLALQQLAETSMSILRKEDLIARIGGEEFAILLPLTGKKEALLIAERLRSNIESCRLLSPDNEKIHITVSLGVAFKQGGRSSVDELLNKADKALYRSKALGRNCVYLLED from the coding sequence ATGGATATAAGCCCAAAGGATGACATTCGGTTAGAAGATGTTCTAAACACCACTCCTGTTGCTGTTGGTTGGTCTAGTGTTTCTTCCGGCCGTATTGAATACGTAAACAAGGCCTTTCGCGATCTTTTCGGTTATACCTTAGATGATATACCTGATATTGAAAGTTGGTATTCGAGTGTGTCATCAAAACCTCAATACTATCAAGATGTCATAGAACCTTGGATCAAGGAATGCCAAGAAAGCGATGTCGCGCATGCATTAAAGACAATGCTGCATTGCAAAGATCGTTCGCTCAAGCAAGTCAGCGTGACTTTTTCTTTGGTGGGAGACAAGCGGCTTTGGTACTTCAGTGATATTACTGATTATTGGGTTGCTGAAAAAAGACTGCGTGCACGCAGTGAAATGCTCGAGATGGTCGCAAAGAGCTCTGCATTAAAAGATATTCTTAATGTTATTGTGAAACAGATTCAACAAGAAAGCCCCTTCTCATTATGCAGTGTTTTATTATTTGATAAAGCCAATCAATGTTTAAAGCTCGGCGCCGCACCGGATCTTCCTGATTTTTATAATAACGCGATTGATGGCATTAAAATTGGTGCGAATGTTGGTTCTTGCGGTACCGCGGCTCACTTAGGAGAGCGTGTTATTGTTGACAACATTCATACGCATCGATATTGGAAAAACTTCACTCAGCTTGCTCGCGAAGCGGATGTTGCGGCTTGCTGGTCGGACCCTATTATGTCCTCTAAAGGCGACTTATTAGGCACGTTTGCTATTTATAAACGTTTCTCTTCTTCTCCGACAGACAAAGATTTCGAACTTATTAACTTCGCGAGTAATTTGGCGAGTATTGCCATTGAGAACTTTAGGGCGCAGGAAGAACTTGAGCGAAGAGCGCACTTCGATCATTTAACTGGACTGGCAAACCGAAGACAATTTTTTGAAAAATGCGAAATTATTCTTAATCAATCGAGGGAAGCTCATTCATCTTTAGCGATTATTATGATGGATGTGGACCATTTTAAACAAATAAACGATGATTATGGTCATAAATCGGGTGATTTAGCGTTACAGCAGCTTGCAGAAACGAGTATGTCTATTTTGCGAAAAGAAGATCTAATCGCCCGAATTGGAGGAGAAGAGTTCGCTATTTTATTACCCCTTACAGGGAAAAAAGAAGCCTTACTAATCGCTGAGAGGCTGCGCTCAAACATTGAAAGCTGCCGCTTACTTAGCCCAGATAATGAAAAGATTCATATTACGGTGTCGTTGGGCGTGGCGTTTAAACAAGGCGGTCGTAGTTCGGTCGATGAGTTATTAAATAAAGCCGATAAAGCCTTGTATCGATCCAAAGCGTTAGGTCGAAATTGTGTATATCTTTTAGAGGATTGA